In Trueperaceae bacterium, the genomic stretch GCTCACGCCGCCCGGCATCAGCCGCGAGGGGGTCGCCATGAACGTCGACGGCGACAGGGCCGCCGGTGCCGTGGCGGTGGCCCTCGGCGCCGAGGCGCTGGTCCTGCTCTCCAACGTGCCGGGCCTGCTGGCGGACTTCCCGGACGAGTCGACGCTGCTCGAGCGCGTGACCCGGGCGGACGGCGAGCGGGCGATGGCCGCGGCTCACGGCCGCATGAAGAAGAAGGTGATGGGCGCCCTGGCGGCGGTCGAGGGCGGCGTCGGGCGCGTGGTGCTCGGCGACGCCCGGGTGAGCGCGCCCGTGCGGCGCGCGTTGGAGGGGCACGGGACGGTGGTGGTGGCGTGAACCCGCCGTTAGGCGACCCCGCCGGCGGCGTGAACGTGGCAGCCGTCGGCGCCTCCGTCCTGGAGCGGGAGGCGCGGCACGCCCCCACGTTGTACGCGCAGTCGACGGCCTTCGTGAGGGGCGAGGGCGTGAGGCTCTACGACGACGCTGGGCGCGAGTACCTCGACTTCATGGCGGGCATCGGGGTGGCCAGCGTGGGTCACGCCAACCCGCGCCTCGCCGCCGCCGTGGCACGCCAGGCCGCACGGCTGATCGTCTGCCCGCAGAGCCAAGCCAACGACGTCAGGGCCGCCCTCCTGGAGCGGCTCTGCGCCCTCGCCGGGGCGCCGGAGGGGCGCGTCTTCCTCTCGAACTCGGGCAGCGAGGCCAACGAGGCCGCCATCAAGTGGGCCCGGGCGGCCACCGGTCGGACGCGCGTGGTGGCCGCCAAGCGCGGCTTCGCGGGCCGCACGCTCGGGGCGCTGAGCCTCACCTGGGAGCCCACCTACCGCCAACCGTTCGGGCCGCTGCCAGGCGAGGTCGAGTGGGTCGCTTTCGGCGACGGGGAGGCGCTCGCCGCCGCCGTGGACGCCGATACGGCCGCGGTCGTGCTCGAGCCCGTCCAGGGCGAGGGGGGCGTGCATCCCGCTCCCGAGGGCTACCTGGCGCTGGCGCGCCGCGTCACGG encodes the following:
- a CDS encoding acetylornithine/succinylornithine family transaminase; this encodes MAAVGASVLEREARHAPTLYAQSTAFVRGEGVRLYDDAGREYLDFMAGIGVASVGHANPRLAAAVARQAARLIVCPQSQANDVRAALLERLCALAGAPEGRVFLSNSGSEANEAAIKWARAATGRTRVVAAKRGFAGRTLGALSLTWEPTYRQPFGPLPGEVEWVAFGDGEALAAAVDADTAAVVLEPVQGEGGVHPAPEGYLALARRVTAERGALLVCDEVQCGVGRTGAFLASRAAGVTADIVTLAKGLAGGVPIGATIMADAVARAMPRGGHGSTFGGNPLACAAALAVLDEIEESDLMTNAAAMGERLMAGLRAIGSERVREVRGRGLMVGLELRERAAPVVAGLRRRGLLTVLAGATVVRFLPPLTVDAADVDSAVATVAAELAA